AAAGCCATCCAGCGGGAGCTTGGGGATATTGACGAGCGCCAGCAGGAAATAACCGAGTTCCGCGAGAAAATCGAAAAGGCCAAAATGCCCGAGGAGGTGGGGAAGGAAGCCCTAAAGCAGCTGGACAGGCTTGGCAAAATGCACACCGAATCGGCCGAGGCCACCACCGTGCGGACGTATCTTGAGTGGCTCATAGAGGTTCCATGGTCGGTAATGACCACGGACAACCTGGATTTGAAGGCGGCCCAAAAGGTGCTGGACGAGGACCACTACGACCTGGAGAAGGTGAAGGAGAGGATCGTAGAATACCTGGCCGTCTGCAAACTTAAGGAGAAAAACAAAGGCCCGCTCCTTTGCCTTGTGGGGCCGCCGGGGGTGGGAAAAACATCCCTGGGCCAGTCGGTGGCCAGGGCGCTGGGCAGGAAATTCGTGCGGATGTCTTTGGGCGGCGTGCGGGACGAGGCGGAAATACGCGGTCACCGGCGCACATACATAGGCTCCATGCCGGGCCGGATAATACAGGGGTTAAAACAGGCTGGAACCGCCAATCCGGTGTATATGCTGGACGAGATAGACAAGCTGGGCTCCGATTTCCGGGGCGACCCCAGCTCCGCCCTGCTGGAGGTTTTGGACCCGGCGCAGAACCACGCCTTTGTGGACCATTACCTGGGCGTGCCTTTCGACCTGACCAACGTGATGTTCATCACCACCGCAAACATGGTGGACACCATCCCCCCTCCCCTGCTGGACAGGATGGAGGTGATCCGCATCGCAGGTTACACCGAGGATGAGAAACTAAAGATAACGCGCAAATACATAATCCCCCGGCAATTGGGCGAGAACGGCATTTCGGCAAAGCATATAAACATTAGCGACGATGCCATCCGGGGGGTTATCCAGCAATACACCCGCGAGGCGGGCCTGAGGAACCTGGAGCGCAACGTGGCCAACATCTGCCGCAAAGTGGCGAAGGACGTGGCGTCGGGCCAAACCAGGCTTCACAAGGTGTCCCCCAGGGATCTAAGCAAATATCTGGGCATCAGGCTATTCTCCTCGGAAGTTGAACAGGAGAAGAGCATGGTGGGCGTGGCCACCGGCGTGGCGTGGACCCAAACCGGCGGCGAGGTGATGCACGTGGAAGCCACACCCATGAAGGGGAATGGAAAACTGATGCTCACCGGCAAACTGGGCGACGTGATGAAAGAATCGGCCCAGGCGGCGCTAACCTACATCCGGTCGCGGGCGCGCAGGTACGGCATCCCGGAGGATTTCGCGGCCAATACGGACATGCACATACACGTGCCCGCCGGGGCAATTCCCAAAGACGGCCCCTCGGCGGGTATCACCATGGCTTCGGCCATAGTATCGGCGTTGACCGGCATACCGGTCCGAAAGAGCATCACCATGACCGGCGAAATAACCCTTCGCGGGCGGGTTTTGCCCATAGGGGGGCTTAAAGAAAAAGCTCTGGCGGCCAACCGCGCGGGCATAACCGAAATGATAATCCCAGAAGAAAACGAGAAAGACCTGGAGGAGGTTCCGCCCCAAGTCAGGAAGAAGATGAAGTTCCATTTCGCCCGCACGGCGGACCAGGTGGTGGAATGGGCGCTGGCGCAAAAACCGGGGCCCGACAATCCGGCCAACAGGAAGAACGGGAAACCAGTCCCGCAACCCGTGAGGGCTCCATTAAAAACAACAGCGGTCAAAAAATCCGCTTTGAAGAACAAGAAAACGGGAAAGCGGAGATAACAACCGCTTGAGGGATCCCGTTCTTTCGTCTGATTAGGGCGCATTTTTACAATTGGGATGCGCCCTGCATAACCATTCACAGCAGTTCCGTCATGATAAATGCCGGTTTACAGAATAGGAGCGGCAATG
This DNA window, taken from Nitrospinota bacterium, encodes the following:
- the lon gene encoding endopeptidase La, which produces MAKEADDEQETITKEPPVDIQSEFVIPDTLPLLPVRDIVVFPFMILPLFVGRENSINAVNQALAGDRMMMLAAQKDAGVDNPTPEDLYNIGSVVMVIRMLKLPDGRIKILVQGLAKAKIVEFLQKEPFYNVKIERMEDEELEKKETKEKREPLAVEAAMRNVRAQLERVINLGKQISPDILVIAENLEEPGKLADLVAANLGLKVEDAQIALELTNPLERLKKVSEILNRETELLSMQQKIQSAAQEEMSKTQREYYLREQLKAIQRELGDIDERQQEITEFREKIEKAKMPEEVGKEALKQLDRLGKMHTESAEATTVRTYLEWLIEVPWSVMTTDNLDLKAAQKVLDEDHYDLEKVKERIVEYLAVCKLKEKNKGPLLCLVGPPGVGKTSLGQSVARALGRKFVRMSLGGVRDEAEIRGHRRTYIGSMPGRIIQGLKQAGTANPVYMLDEIDKLGSDFRGDPSSALLEVLDPAQNHAFVDHYLGVPFDLTNVMFITTANMVDTIPPPLLDRMEVIRIAGYTEDEKLKITRKYIIPRQLGENGISAKHINISDDAIRGVIQQYTREAGLRNLERNVANICRKVAKDVASGQTRLHKVSPRDLSKYLGIRLFSSEVEQEKSMVGVATGVAWTQTGGEVMHVEATPMKGNGKLMLTGKLGDVMKESAQAALTYIRSRARRYGIPEDFAANTDMHIHVPAGAIPKDGPSAGITMASAIVSALTGIPVRKSITMTGEITLRGRVLPIGGLKEKALAANRAGITEMIIPEENEKDLEEVPPQVRKKMKFHFARTADQVVEWALAQKPGPDNPANRKNGKPVPQPVRAPLKTTAVKKSALKNKKTGKRR